A genome region from Glutamicibacter arilaitensis Re117 includes the following:
- a CDS encoding Lrp/AsnC family transcriptional regulator, translating into MTMSGSGRESRAAQLDDIDRKLLALLTKNSRRTNNSLAEELGIAPSTCLARLNALRDSGVISRFTIEVDPQVLGRELEALIFVKIRPGARHLMSNFASDMRSKPGVRQLFFLGGADDFVLHVAVRNSSDVRQFVLDNLSANPAVATTQTSLVFEHGHGSGEF; encoded by the coding sequence ATGACGATGAGTGGATCCGGACGTGAGAGCCGAGCAGCGCAGCTGGATGACATTGATCGGAAGCTGCTGGCGCTGCTGACCAAGAACTCGCGGCGGACGAATAATTCCTTGGCTGAAGAGCTGGGGATAGCCCCGTCAACCTGCCTGGCACGGCTAAATGCCTTACGCGATTCCGGTGTGATCTCCCGTTTCACCATTGAGGTGGACCCACAGGTGCTGGGCCGGGAACTAGAAGCCTTGATCTTTGTGAAGATCCGCCCCGGCGCTCGCCATTTGATGTCCAACTTCGCCTCTGACATGCGCAGCAAGCCCGGTGTGCGACAGCTATTCTTCCTCGGCGGCGCAGATGACTTCGTACTGCACGTCGCGGTGCGCAACTCCTCGGATGTGCGGCAGTTCGTGCTCGACAACCTTTCTGCTAATCCTGCGGTCGCGACCACCCAGACATCCCTGGTATTCGAACATGGACACGGCAGCGGAGAGTTCTAG
- a CDS encoding NAD(P)/FAD-dependent oxidoreductase, which yields MHIIGGGVAGYTLARHLVQQNYPGSIKISDAQGLPYDRPPLSKSLQVEPFAPLSWYQQNNVGLIQEEVENLQLPQSAEDWLVLATGTTPKALDVSGGHLARSLHSAADAAFISDVLESGMFGQRVLVIGAGLVGAEFASTAKMSGAQVTLISSSAAPLAHVLGQELAEQLHADHANHGIATLSGAVTEVGPNHVVVDGQRHEAELIVAAIGVEPETALAEQLGLSVADGILVDAQQRSPSNSQVLAIGDAARQENQPRAVHWESAMEDAAQAAATIMGTAAPKRSVPWFWSDRHEMHVETVGDFSKATRTVTRMNRRGRIQTVFGLDADGSLVSASMIDGGLMAKAVRRLIEKSLTPSVEQLKDPTVGPRELGR from the coding sequence GTGCACATTATCGGAGGCGGGGTCGCCGGGTACACCCTGGCCCGGCATCTGGTGCAGCAGAACTACCCCGGATCCATCAAGATCAGCGATGCCCAAGGTCTGCCCTATGACCGCCCTCCGCTGAGCAAATCCCTGCAGGTTGAACCGTTTGCACCGCTGTCCTGGTACCAGCAGAACAACGTCGGTCTAATCCAGGAAGAAGTGGAAAACCTGCAGCTGCCGCAGTCGGCTGAAGACTGGCTAGTGCTGGCTACCGGCACCACGCCCAAGGCATTGGATGTCTCCGGCGGACACCTTGCACGCAGTTTGCACAGTGCCGCTGACGCAGCCTTTATTTCAGACGTCTTGGAATCGGGAATGTTCGGCCAACGCGTGCTTGTCATCGGAGCGGGACTGGTAGGCGCCGAATTCGCTTCTACTGCCAAGATGTCCGGCGCGCAGGTCACCCTGATTTCCAGCTCTGCCGCTCCTCTGGCCCATGTGCTGGGCCAGGAGCTTGCCGAACAGCTGCACGCAGATCATGCCAACCACGGCATAGCCACCCTCAGCGGAGCGGTCACTGAAGTGGGTCCAAACCACGTCGTGGTCGATGGCCAGCGCCACGAAGCAGAACTGATCGTGGCGGCTATCGGCGTCGAACCGGAAACTGCGCTCGCCGAACAGCTGGGCTTGAGCGTAGCTGACGGAATTCTGGTGGACGCGCAACAGCGTTCGCCGAGCAACTCGCAGGTGCTGGCGATCGGTGATGCCGCGCGGCAGGAAAACCAGCCGCGCGCGGTGCATTGGGAATCGGCCATGGAAGATGCCGCCCAAGCAGCGGCCACCATCATGGGCACTGCCGCACCCAAACGCTCGGTCCCTTGGTTCTGGAGCGACCGCCACGAAATGCATGTGGAAACCGTTGGGGACTTCAGCAAAGCCACCCGCACCGTGACCCGGATGAACCGCCGGGGCAGGATCCAGACGGTCTTCGGGCTGGATGCCGACGGCTCACTGGTTTCCGCTTCCATGATTGATGGTGGCTTGATGGCTAAGGCCGTCAGACGGCTAATCGAAAAATCGCTGACCCCAAGCGTTGAACAGTTGAAGGACCCAACGGTGGGTCCTCGCGAGTTAGGCCGGTAA
- a CDS encoding bifunctional 3-phenylpropionate/cinnamic acid dioxygenase ferredoxin subunit, with protein MSFRVGPVDLIPEGESLLVEAKDSGASEDIAIFHAEDGNFYALQDECTHEVASLSDGWIEDCTVECPLHSSSFDLKTGKVLCMPATVDARTYKVNVVDGFLELEV; from the coding sequence GTGAGTTTCCGAGTCGGACCCGTAGATCTTATCCCAGAAGGCGAATCGCTGCTGGTTGAAGCCAAAGACAGCGGCGCGAGCGAAGACATCGCGATCTTCCACGCCGAAGACGGCAACTTCTATGCCCTGCAGGATGAATGCACGCACGAAGTCGCGTCGCTCTCCGATGGCTGGATCGAAGACTGCACCGTGGAATGCCCGTTGCACTCATCGAGCTTCGACTTGAAGACCGGCAAGGTGCTGTGCATGCCAGCTACCGTGGATGCCCGGACCTACAAGGTAAACGTCGTGGACGGCTTCTTGGAGCTTGAAGTCTAG
- a CDS encoding BadF/BadG/BcrA/BcrD ATPase family protein, translated as MVSGLLSVDGGQTGIKMRFEHGDETQELRFPGVQTQEPVLPQLARAINQAIAEHNAPSAVISVGTTGLVKAEHDARQLFELIDSPATGQIALAHDSVTSYLGALGDHHGVVVAAGTGVVTLAVGHDAVARIDGWGHIMGDIGSGYWIGQQAMDAAMRGFDGRGPATALTDQLAARWPDLTEAYIELQAMPERVATVASFAQVAADLAATDAIAAQICARAGSELANSAATALRRVALAQGAGPVLVAGIGGVLAGEYVKNSFAQELERLIPAAQLQDSSGNGLDGAQRLSRLPEDHALQELVSRFGTQR; from the coding sequence ATGGTATCTGGGCTTTTGTCAGTAGACGGCGGGCAGACCGGCATTAAAATGCGTTTCGAGCACGGTGATGAGACGCAAGAACTTCGCTTTCCCGGCGTACAAACCCAAGAACCAGTACTTCCTCAACTTGCCCGTGCGATCAATCAAGCAATTGCGGAGCACAACGCGCCTTCCGCAGTAATCAGCGTAGGCACCACCGGACTGGTGAAAGCTGAACACGATGCCCGCCAGCTCTTTGAACTCATCGATTCCCCAGCTACTGGCCAAATCGCATTGGCTCACGACTCGGTGACCAGCTATCTAGGTGCGTTAGGTGACCATCACGGGGTTGTTGTTGCAGCAGGGACCGGAGTAGTCACCCTGGCAGTGGGCCACGACGCCGTGGCACGAATCGACGGGTGGGGCCACATCATGGGCGATATCGGCAGTGGCTACTGGATCGGCCAGCAAGCCATGGACGCTGCGATGCGTGGTTTTGACGGCCGGGGGCCTGCCACGGCGCTGACCGATCAGCTGGCCGCGCGCTGGCCAGACCTGACCGAAGCCTATATTGAACTGCAAGCTATGCCGGAACGGGTAGCAACGGTTGCCTCCTTTGCTCAGGTTGCCGCAGACCTGGCCGCCACCGATGCGATTGCCGCCCAGATCTGCGCGCGTGCAGGAAGTGAACTGGCCAATTCAGCAGCAACCGCATTGCGCCGAGTAGCTTTGGCCCAGGGGGCCGGGCCGGTATTGGTCGCGGGCATCGGGGGAGTGCTTGCCGGTGAATACGTCAAGAACAGCTTTGCCCAAGAACTAGAGCGGCTAATCCCAGCCGCACAGCTTCAAGACAGTTCCGGAAATGGGCTGGACGGTGCACAAAGGCTGTCGCGGCTACCTGAGGATCATGCTTTGCAAGAGCTGGTATCACGCTTCGGAACGCAGCGGTAA
- a CDS encoding DedA family protein, with protein sequence MLETISWLVNDAPFALTFAFFFCGAFARGNATYWVGRGIAKGMERTRFDKHLQGPGYRRAQRFISRWGVLAVPLSFLTIGIQTAVNASAGASRMPLRRYLPAVIIGSLLWALIYTTVGMAVIYAWIALDWPWLVAGTVVIGVVVFLMLRLRRRNRQEDDAPSRSTAESTIDRSYDESSEPRQMGAGAAE encoded by the coding sequence ATGCTCGAGACAATCTCATGGCTGGTCAATGACGCACCGTTCGCGTTGACGTTTGCGTTCTTTTTCTGCGGGGCTTTTGCCCGCGGAAACGCGACCTATTGGGTTGGTCGGGGGATAGCCAAGGGCATGGAGCGCACGCGTTTCGATAAGCATCTGCAAGGTCCGGGCTATCGGCGTGCCCAGCGATTCATCAGTCGCTGGGGCGTGCTGGCAGTTCCACTGAGTTTTCTGACCATCGGCATTCAAACGGCGGTGAATGCTTCGGCTGGTGCCAGCCGCATGCCGTTGCGGCGGTACTTGCCGGCGGTCATCATCGGATCCCTGCTCTGGGCGCTGATCTACACCACGGTTGGCATGGCGGTCATCTATGCCTGGATCGCCTTGGACTGGCCATGGCTGGTAGCAGGGACCGTGGTAATCGGCGTGGTGGTGTTCCTGATGTTGCGCTTGCGCCGCCGCAATCGGCAAGAAGATGATGCCCCTAGCCGCAGTACGGCGGAATCAACGATTGACCGGTCGTATGATGAATCAAGCGAACCGCGACAAATGGGAGCAGGTGCGGCTGAATGA
- a CDS encoding MFS transporter: MSAAEPFKVPLALQAPSERVGPGWIAAVVIVHIGINVGFFAPIQVLLGLHAEQLDASQKNAILSLVTGVGAAVSLVANPLFGALSDRSTSKFGRRIPWVFFGTICGALALLLMSTAQTVSMLVIGWALMQAAGNAALAAIFAAIPDKVPVEQRGMVGGLVALGQTCGSLIGAVIGMVAASNLVFGYAIVATAVAICSIPFVLMRQDVALPKGTLEPIKPLEFAKSFWINPVKHADFGWAWLTRFLLYLGCQLCLVYLLFFLQDEIGHPDPAQGVLVLTAIYAFCVIFSSVISGKLSDKDGKRKKYVIISSVIVAAAAGVLAVSSTFTFAVIAAVLLGIGFGAYLAVDFALLTQVLPNADSRGKDLGMINIANSLPQVAAPLIAWLAVTWFGGYSTLFLCSVVVSLFGAVLVRQIKSVP; the protein is encoded by the coding sequence ATGAGTGCAGCAGAACCCTTCAAGGTTCCACTTGCCTTGCAAGCGCCTAGCGAACGCGTTGGCCCAGGTTGGATCGCCGCGGTTGTCATAGTCCATATAGGCATCAATGTGGGCTTTTTCGCTCCCATCCAGGTCTTGCTGGGCTTGCATGCAGAACAGCTGGATGCCAGCCAGAAGAACGCGATCCTCTCCCTAGTCACCGGTGTGGGTGCAGCCGTCTCGTTGGTTGCCAATCCGCTCTTCGGTGCACTGAGTGACCGAAGCACTTCGAAATTCGGGCGCCGCATACCATGGGTCTTCTTCGGCACCATCTGCGGTGCGCTGGCCTTGCTACTGATGTCCACTGCGCAGACCGTGAGCATGCTGGTCATCGGCTGGGCGCTGATGCAAGCAGCCGGCAATGCCGCACTGGCTGCAATCTTCGCCGCGATCCCGGACAAGGTGCCGGTAGAGCAGCGCGGAATGGTTGGCGGGCTAGTTGCCCTGGGCCAGACCTGCGGTTCGCTGATTGGCGCGGTGATCGGCATGGTCGCTGCGAGCAATCTTGTTTTCGGCTACGCTATCGTGGCTACCGCCGTGGCGATCTGTTCCATTCCGTTCGTGCTGATGCGCCAGGACGTGGCGCTGCCCAAGGGAACGCTGGAGCCAATCAAGCCGCTGGAGTTCGCCAAGAGCTTCTGGATCAACCCGGTCAAGCACGCCGACTTCGGATGGGCATGGCTGACGCGCTTCTTGCTGTATCTGGGCTGCCAGCTATGCCTGGTCTACCTGCTGTTCTTCCTGCAAGACGAAATCGGCCACCCGGACCCGGCCCAAGGCGTGCTGGTGCTGACCGCGATCTACGCTTTCTGCGTGATCTTCTCCTCGGTCATCTCCGGCAAGCTTTCGGATAAGGATGGCAAGCGCAAGAAGTACGTGATCATCTCCTCGGTGATTGTCGCCGCCGCTGCAGGTGTCTTGGCAGTTTCTTCGACATTCACCTTCGCAGTGATCGCAGCAGTGCTGCTGGGTATTGGCTTTGGAGCCTACCTGGCCGTGGACTTTGCGCTGCTGACCCAGGTACTGCCCAACGCTGATTCGCGAGGCAAGGACTTGGGCATGATCAACATCGCCAACTCGCTGCCGCAGGTAGCTGCCCCGCTGATCGCATGGCTGGCAGTTACCTGGTTCGGTGGCTACTCAACACTGTTCCTATGCTCCGTGGTGGTCAGCCTCTTCGGTGCAGTTCTGGTTCGCCAGATTAAAAGCGTCCCCTGA